A single genomic interval of Apis cerana isolate GH-2021 linkage group LG2, AcerK_1.0, whole genome shotgun sequence harbors:
- the LOC108002731 gene encoding uncharacterized protein LOC108002731: MLAASFCREVHFTVLSSTTMASRVPRCLFGKPNSRETVEMLHEALDAERSKFAKRWGVDPRSEDKENNYQKKYHDKYEQSPKKRSNPYSRQTSIHDYWRARKVCEVNKKPLASSVDATKQQNESSKPSKMMMKSSKKAAQN; the protein is encoded by the exons ATGCTGGCAGCTTCGTTCTGTCGCGAAGTTCACTTCACAGTGTTGTCCAGCACGACGATGGCCTCGCGCGTACCACGTTGCTTGTTCGGCAAACCGAATTCGAGGGAAACCGTGGAAATGCTCCACGAGGCGCTCGACGCCGAGAGAAGCAAATTCGCCAAGCGATGGGGCGTCGATCCGCGATCCGAAGACAAGGAGAACAACTATCAGAAGAAATATCACGACAAGTACGAGCAATCGCCAAAAAAACGGAGCAATCCGTATTCCAGGCAGACCAGTATCCACG ATTATTGGCGAGCCCGTAAGGTATGCGAGGTGAATAAGAAACCTCTTGCCTCATCGGTGGACGCGACGAAGCAACAGAACGAGTCGTCGAAACCGTCGAAGATGATGATGAAGTCATCGAAAAAGGCGGCGCAGAATTGA